Genomic DNA from Peribacillus simplex:
CACTAACAACAGCTGAATTTTTGAATCCTTTAGCCAAAAGCCAAGGGTGCTGTTTTTGTTTTAACTGTGATTGAACATCTCTAAGCGTTAAATCCAACCCAATGGCCATGCTATCTACTATTTCATCTACTTTCATTCCTGATTCGAACTGTTTTGCGATATGTATGACAAGTTCAGTTTCAAAATGAACGGAACCCTGATTACTCGGCAACGTGATCGACTGACCATTTGCTTCCACAAGTGAATGAGTTGGTTTTGAAAATAAAAAAGGGGAAGTTGGTATTTCATTATTCAACTCTTTTGCATGCAAGGCATAGTTTCGACCTACACAATAGATATTTTTAATGTCTTTCATCATAAAGCTCACTCTTTTCTTTTAAGAAATAAAAATTAATATTAAGAAGTATTTGCAAATTTCCTTAGTCATGATAATTAATACGGAGCCAATCTATCATACTCCGATTTAAGTATATTTTATATTTTTCTGACTTTTTATACAACTGTTAAACCTATAATAATGAAAGGTTAGACTGGATTCGCTTATGCTAAAACGGATTCGAATAAAATAGAAATTTTTCACTTCGTTATGTGGAACATAAACCGGATGTGATGCCTGCTCTTCTTTTTCCTTTATAAAGTGTTTAAACAACTCTCAGAACCAGATTTTTCATTTACACAAATAACAACGCCCCATTCTCTATTACCCTTCAGTTTTGTCGCTTTTTTTTGTCATCGAAAAAAGACGCATAGAACGCTACCCCTTTACCACTTTAGATCGACTGCATAATTCGTGCGAGTTCTTGTTCTAAAACTGCGGGCTCGTTTGCGTAATTGTAAATACCTAAAAACTTCTCTATAGCCTCTGGATGGGAACTGATTAGCTTGTTGACTGCTTCCTGTTGTTCAGATATGCGTTCATTCTTCGAAATTTGGCATCCCATGTGAAACCGAACCATAAACTCATCTTCTATTGCCTTTTGATATTCTTCAGACATTTGATTTGTTTGATCGGATTGTCCCTTATATTTTAATAGAATATTGGATAATATACGTGCTCCACATATAGCATCATGGATCCCCTGCGCCATGCCAGGATCTTTAAAACAAACTGCATCCCCAACCAATGCCCATCCTTTTCCCATTCCTTTATACCAGTAATTATCATATCCCATAATGCCTTTGACAGGTTCTACGATTTCTGCATTTTTCAAGCGTGCTCCAATTGTTGTATTAGGAAAATTATCGGTCAAGAGATTGCGTAGACAGCTTTCCGGATTTAATTTCAACCGTTCTATCCATTCCTTATTTTCTAATGGAAAAATGCCAACAACAACATATAAATCATCATTCGTCGGAAAAAGAATGGCTGTGTTATCTTTTATCTTGTATACTTCAAATTTAGGGACATCATCGTGGCGAAATCCAGAAAAATACCCAAAATAGATGCCGACTGCTGCCGGAATACTTATTTTAAGTTCACTTTTTACCAGCTTGCGAATAATAGAGGATCGGCCGTCTGCCCCGACTACCAGGCGAGCTAAAAATTCTTGTTTCTCGTAGTTGCCGTCTAAACCTTTCACGCCTAATACTGTTTCATCATCACGGATGACATCCGTCACACGAAATCCTTCTAAAACGGTTACATTCATTTGAGATTTGGCTTGTTCAAGTAGGATATGATCGAGGTAAGTTCTTCTAATACAATAACAACTGTCCTCTCCGTAAACCACAGGGATGAGACCTTCTATCACGGTATCCTCAAATTGAAATTTAATATCCCGTACCGGTGGTGCTTTTGTTTCCAGCAATTTGTCCAGGACACCCAATTCTCTAAGAAGAGCGACTGTATTATTGAAAAAGGTATGGGTTGATAATGTGTCCCTTGGAAAAGTCGATCGGTCCACTAACAACACATGGAAACCTGCCTTAGCAAGATAAATTGCCAGTGCAGAACCGGCACATCCAGCACCGGTAATGATGACGTCATACATCTTATTCATCTTATCACTCCATTTTCAAGTACAATTATTAACTTGCTTATCCATTGGCAGAGTTTGATAAAAATTTACTACATATCATAAAAGTATGGAAGTTAAAACAAAAAAAGTACAGAGAATTCCAAGGTCGATCTCATCTATGTTAAGGATCAATTTTTACTTCTTCTTATAGAACTCCCTCAGTTAATTAAGGATTTCATCGGTTAGAGTAATTACAAAGGCACTTCCTCAACCCCACTAGCATATACAAAAAAAGCATTTGGTATATTGTTTGCATCTTTAAAGCACCAAGTTGAAAAAACAGTCCATATTTCCAAATCGGTTTCAAGTAAAGTGTAATAAGTAGTGCTATTCTAGGATTACATAGTATGAAATTACATTATCAGGGAAAATTTTAAAAAGCCAGAATATAAAACCAACAATAATGAATAACCGTACAAAATAAAAAACCATAATCCTTTGTTGGAGATGCCCTTGATTGGTAGGTATAAATTCATTTATTTTGGCAAAAAAACTGCACCTCCAATTGTTAGATGTTGTCTAACAATTGGGGTGCAGTTCAAGTTGTTGGCTCTTTGATTTAAAAAGTAGAAGCTAAATCTTTTGATCGTGCTATGGCATTTTCTTTAATTTCTTGTGCTTTATCAGGCATTGCTGCATGTCCTTCAACGAATATCCCTTCAAAGGAAGGCACTCCGAAGAATTGCATGATGATATTTAGATATCGGTGGCCCATTTCCAGTTCAGCTGCTGGTCCTTCTGAATAAACACCCCCACGAGCTTGAATATGCAAGGCTTTCTTATCAGTTAAAAGACCAACTGGGCCTTGTTCGGTGTATTTAAATGATTTTCCTGCAAAAGCTACGGAATCTATATATGCTTTCAATACTGGCGGGAAAGAAAAATTCCATAAAGGTGTTACAAATATATATTTATCGGCGGCTATAAATTGCTCACATAGCTCCGAGAGTCGACTAACTTTTGCTTTCTCTTCGGTCGAAAGTTCTTCAAAGCCCTTTCCAGATTGAAGTTTCCCCCAACCACTGAAAACATCTACATCAATTTGAGGGATATTTTCTTTATAAAGGTCAATATTCACAATTTCATGGCTAGGATTTACTTCTTTATAAGTGTCAATAAATGCTTTTCCAACGGCCATACTGTAAGATTGTTTATCATCATGAGGATGAGCTGTGATGTACAATACTTTTGTCATTCTGTATCTTTCCTTTCTTTTTACATATTTGAACATTCTAGTTTGTCTTGGAGATTCAACATTTATACAATCACTCGAATACCTTTAATTGATATGTATAAAATTAAATCCGATAAATAGAAATTTGTTTTAGAAAGGTATTACCAAACTTTTTTCATACTCCCCATTGCTAAGATAAATCCGTTACCGCCGAGAGCGTAAAGCACAAAGTATTTCATGTTCCTCGTTTTCAATAATGGCAGCTACTACGTTGATAACTTTTTTCATGGAATCCTCCTATAGTGGTAATTCATTGTTATCATATCATTTTTATTTAAAGGAAATGTAAAAAGGTGTTTACCCATTTCTATTTTTGTATTTGTATAATCAAGTTATACAGTAATCAGAGGTAGCTTGATAAAGAGGCTATATTACGGAGGTGAAATATGAGCAAGTATGATGCTTTCTATAACTATTTGAAAAGCACCTGGTGGGCAAATGGAGGGTATATTCGATGAGGCAGGATGGAAAGTTCAAAGTGTAGTGTTAGGTGAGTATGTTGAATTTATAAGATGAAAATTTACGTAACGCGAACTAAAAAAAATGTAGAAGTGAATGTGGAGGCTGTTAATTAAACTATTAGGGTAAGGTAGGTAAGCAATTTTCTTGAATTAAAGTATGAGTGGTGGATTTTAATGAAAATAGTAAACAAATCACCAAAAAGTAACCAACGTTTACATTTGGACCTAATTAAAAATGGATGGGTTCCGATGAAAGAACCTAAGAATTTAATAAGTGCTATTTTGTTATCTATCCCTTTAATGATTGTCGCTGCCATTATCTCTATTGGGATAATAAATATCTTTTCAAATATTTCTTTAAGCGACTTTGGACTGACATCAAGTTCAATATCAATAACAATTAACCTAGGTATTATTTTTTTGCTAGTCTTCCTTTTAATACTTCACGAATTACTTCATTTGATTTTCATTCCTAATTTTATTAAATCAGAAAAAACATATGTAGGACTTACTCTTTTCGGGGGTTTTGTGATAACGGAAGAAGAGATTTTAAAATCAAGGTATATCTCCATTACAATTGCTCCCTTCATGATTATTTCAATAATTTTCCCATTAATATTAGGTGTATTTGGACTATTAACACCGCCACTGAAATTTTTGATAATTCTAAACTCAATGGCATCATCAGTTGATATACTTAATCTCCTACTTATAATTAAACAGGTACCGAATAATGCAATTCTGAAAAGTAATGGACCATACACTTATTGGAAAAAATCACTTAAATAAGAAAACTGTAAATAGAAAGTTTCCTTATTTTACAATATTCAGCAAAATATAAGTACTATTTGTTTTATACAAAAAGCTCGGTTAGTCAAAAAGCCGAGCTTTTGTTACTCTATTTTTTTCCATTTTTTAAAGCATTCATAATAACATTCGTAAATATTTTTCGAAGTTAACTCCTTCTACTTTAGGAATTTGCTCCAAGGAGGAATCATTGATAGCCTCTGTCAGGAATGCCACTGCGAGCTGTACGGATTTTTCTAGGTTCTCTCCACGCATCATGCTTCCCATAATCACAGATGCAAATAAATCACCAGTACCTGAATAGCTTTCACCGTTATACTGCGTCGCACTATAAAAGGTTCTACTTCCGTCCAAATACATATTTCCGATAAACTGCTTCTCTGAATCTGCTGACGGTGGATTCATTCCAGTGATGATAACCTGAGCTCCCGTTTCTTGCTGCAACATATTCCCGGCTTCTTCTATCGCTTTAATATAGTCCTCTTCGTTTGAATAGCTATGCAGCTTTTCATAAGACAATCCGGTTAATAAACAGCACTCTGTAACATTTGGTGTAATGACATCTGCACGCTTCACCAGTTCTCTCATAAGTACCAGTAATTCATCGGTAAAAAGTTTATAGACTTCTCCTATATCCCCCATTACTGGATCAACAAGTAAAATGGTTTCTTTTGTATAAAATTTATCTAAAAAATGGAAAATATTATTAATTTGCTCTTCACCAGTAACGAAGCCGGTATAGATTCCATCAAAGGTTACATTAAGCTTGCTCCATTCTTCTATGAAGTATTTCATTTTGGATGTAAAATCTTCACAAAAAAAACTTGGATATCCGGTTTGCGCAGTCAATATGGCCGTTGGTAAAGGGCATGCCTGCACGCCCATGACCGAAAGAACCGGAATTGCAGCTGTTAATGAACATTTTCCAAAAGATGATAAATCCTGTAGTACAGCAACTTTTTTCATAATAACCTCCATATGGCCTATCCACTTTAAACTTTATTTATCTTATCATAAATCAGCTAAAAACAGTCATCTCCTCTCTCTTTTCAATACGTATAATATCTGTATTTTTTATCAACTGACCTCATAGTTTTTTAATAAATTGACACTTTTATAGACACCAGTCTTTTGCTAAAATCATAGGAAAATTCTAGTTAGGAAGGTTTACAGATATGCAAAATACACAAAGTTATTCAAGGTCAAGTCAAAAAACTATGGATTTAATTATTACCGCAATGTTGATTGCACTTGTGTTCCTATCTACTTTCTTTTTGAATATTAAACTGCCAATTGCCGCAAATGGAGGGTTAGTTCATCTAGGAACAGCTATGCTTTTTATTGCATCTATTTTATTTGGTCCTAAAAAAGCAGCTCTTGCTGGTGCGATAGGAATGGGGTTATTTGATATAGTTGGAGGGTGGACATTGTGGGCACCTATCACCATTGTGGCGCGTGGTTTGCAAGGATATATAGTTGGTAAAATCGCTTGGTCAAAGGGTCGCAACGGTACTAGCATTGCTTTCAATGTAATAGCAACAATCGTTTCCATTCCATTTATGATAGCTGTTTATTATATTGGTGAAGGGATTCTATACGGTAATTGGATTGCACCTTTAGCTTCGATACCTGGAGATCTCGTTCAAAATATATTAGGAATTATCGTTGCCGTTCCAGTTTGTGTGGCTTTGAAAAAGGTTCCTTATTTTAAGTAAATTCGCTACAAAGGTAAACGTCAAGTAGCCCCCAAATACTACATGGATGGTGTATTTCGGGACTATTTTTTGTTTGCTTCCCTTTTTATCGGTACTCTGCATGCAGAGGGTAAACTAGATGACCACGGCAAGACTTTATCTATTTCTTTTTTATTCGTAAGATCCATATTTGGTAGCATTTCAAACAAATAGCGAAGATAATGATAGGGACTCAAATCGTTCTCTTTTGCTGTTTCAACCACACTATACATGATGGCACTCCCTCTAGCACCTCGCGGTGTATTAGAAAACATCCAATTTTTTCTCCCAATCACAAACGGCTTAATGGAACGTTCACTTCTGTTGTTGTCGATTTCTAAATGTCCGTCCAATAAAAAAGCTTCAAGATGATTCCATTGATTCAAACAATAAGTGATGGCTTTTCCTAGCGCGCTTTTTGGTAGAACGAGATCTTTTTGTTCATAAATCCATGCTGAAAAAAGGTCCAGAATGGGCCTGCTTTTTTCCAGTCGCTGCTCATATCGTTCTGTAGAGTCGACATGTTTTAGCTTTCTTTCGATAGAATAGAGTTGATTACAGAAATACAACCCTTCGCTCGCCTTCACCTTTTTTCCCTGCTGTGAATCAGGTAAAGCCTTTAAGGCTTCATCAAACTTACGTCTGGCATGCGCCCAACATCCCACAAGGGTGACATCCGGTACTTGATTGTAACCACTATATCCATCCACTTGTAAATAACCTTGATAACCCGTTAAAAAACGTTTCGGGTGTTCGCCTGCTCTTGTTGGTTGATAGTCATAGAGAACAATGGGGATATCATCTCGCCCTGTGCGATATAACCACCAAGCAGCTTTGGATAATCCACTTTCTTTAAAATCTTGGATGTGGGCTTCCCATTCCTTCTTTATAAGTTGTTTTGTCATAAAAAAACCTCCACATATAGGATGTAAGGAGATTATCTCATGCCTTATTTACAAATTGTAGGTGGGGAATATTTGACGCTTACTTACCGCCCATAAAACGGCAGATTAAGGAAGGTTTAAATCTTCTTTAAATTTGTAAGAAAGAGTATGAATTTTGGTTATGATATAACAAGACAATCCGGTTATTTAGGAGGCTTAAGAAAATGACGAATTCAATTAAATTTGATCTGCACACTCACCATGAACGATGTGGACATGCTATCGGCACAATTGAGGATTATGTAAAACAAGCCATTGAATACGGCTTGCAATATATTGGGATTTCTGATCATTCTCCATATTTCTATAGTGAGGACGACCATCTCTACCCGACTATTGCAATGGCAAAAAGTGAACTTGTCCCTTATATCGAGGAAGTACTTCGTTTAAAAGAAAAATATGAAGGTAAAATTCACGTGTTATTAGGAATGGAAAGCGATTTCTTCCCTGATCACATTGAAATCTACCGTGATCAATATCTTTTACACCCTTTTGACTACATAATCGGATCTGTTCATTATGTTCAAGACATTAGCATTTTTAAAAGAGGGCGTTGGAATGGTTTAACTTCTAAAGAACAGTCAGGATTAAAGGACAAATATTATGAATTAATACAGAAATCTGCAAAAAGCGGAGTGTTCCAAATCTTAGGTCATATTGATGCAATGAAAGGGTTTTATCCAGCCTTTTCTTCCATTGAGACAGACAGTATTGAAAAAACGTTAAAAATCATTGGTCAAGAAGATATCGCCATTGAGATTAATACCTCGGGAAAAACAAAAGATTGTGGTGGGTGGTATCCAGCTGATGACATTTTAGAACGAGCTCTTTTCTATAATGTGAAGGTAACATTTGGATCGGATTCGCATACACCTGAACGTATCGGCGATGATTTTGAACTAGTTAAGAAAAGACTAAAGGAGATCGGCTTTTCTGAGTGGGCTTACTTTGTTAACAAGCAAAGGATTCTCACTCCACTTTAACCTTCAGTCAATAGGATTAGAATTGGTTCCATTCGTTCAAGGATATGCAGTTTTATGCTAAAAATAAGGCACTTTTCGTAAAGATTGTTGTTTTTAAAACGAAACTATTAAGGTTGATTGGAGCGCAAGTGCGAGACTCCTGCGGGAGCAGCGGGACAGGCGAGCCCCACAGGCGTTTACGCCGAGGAGGCTCACCGCCCGCCCCGCGGAAAGCGAGCATCTGGAGGGGAAATCAACCACACCGCTTTACTTGGTAAATAGTATGCGAAAACAGCCAAAATAAAAAAAGCCGACCAATAAAAGGTCGGCTTCTTCAATTAATCTGTCCTTTTGTTTTAGGAAGAGTTCTCTCTTTCATTAAATAGCTGAAGCTGGTCTGTTTTAATTCCCCGGGGTCGCCTCGTTTACTGGCTGCTGAACTTGTACCTTGTCCCCTATTTCAATGGACAGCAAATCCTCACCTACTATAACTGTTCCTTCATATGCTTTTTTTGTTCTTTCGAGCAAATCAGCTTTTTCTTCAGTTAATCCTCCCAATAATACAATATGTGAGTACACTGCAAGTTTTGGCTGTATTTGGCTAAAGACTTTACCTGCTTCCTCAGGTGTAGTGTGAAGATCAAGGATATTGGCTATTGATTCTGAATCATTATCAGGTCTTGCAGCTGCAACCTCATGAATGACTGCGTCTGCACCTTTAGCAAATTTAATTAAATTTTCATTATAGCGGGTGTCACCCGAGAAGACTACTGAATGTCCTTTGTAATTAACCCGATAACCGAAAGCAGGCTCAATTGATTTATGGTCAACCTTAAAGGCTATTACTTCAATTCCCTTTTTTTTATAGACAATCCCCTCCTTGATATCATTTGCGACGATACTTGCTCCTTCAATGTTTCCATTTCCAGAATCATCTCTTGCATCCAAATCGGCTTTGAATGCTTTATTCATATGTAACATCATTTTCTCGGTTCCCTTAGGTCCCCAAACCTTAAATGCTTGCTCTCGTTTCCCTCCTGTTGGTAAAGAACCTGTAAGCTATACGTCTGGTAGGCCGATTGTATGATCCGAATGCAAATGAGTAAGAAATAACTTGTCAACACTGCCTGGTAGCATATTCATTTTATATAATTGTAAAGCAGTTCCACGTCCAGCATCAAAGAGGAGTTTATCATCACCAACTTCTACAAGTATTGATGGACCGGAGCGGGTTGTACTTAAAAGAGGAGAACCTGTTCCTAAAAGAGTTACTTTAAAGTCCGTTTGCTGTTCAGCTGTTTGGCCAAAAGAAGGAAGAAATAATGATAATGATAGAATTTTTGAAACTCCTAACAAAAAACCAAAAGAAGTATTCCTTATTCTTTTCGTCATAACAAAAACCCCCTGTCAGATTATTCCCCTAAATACATGGAAGAATAAACCACTTGTTTTGTATATAAAATATAGTTTCAGATTTCACTCCCACAAATTGAATATTACAATATTTATAATATTCAGTCAATAATACCCGAAGTAAATCCTGTATACTAATTCACCCTCCATCAAAACAACTCAAGCTGAAATTATTGGATTTCATATAGGGTCAATTGTTCATACTAAAGAGAAAATATCTGTTAAGAAGGAGCTTATATGACAAACAAAAAAAATAATAACCATAATCCAGCGCAACATAAAAGTCAGGTTAGTCGATTAACTAAAGAAGTAATGGAAGTGGATACAGATGTCAATGAAGATCCCAATCGGGAAAAATTATTAGATGAATCCGTTGACTCTTTTCTAAAATCGAAAGAAGGACAAGGGTATTAGACGAGGAATTGTGGTCGAGATTGTCTTGTTTTCAGGAGCGTTTTTTTTATTTTCTTTCTAATTCAAATGGGCCGCTCATGAAGCTTTGAGAGGCCCATTTTGTTTCTTATCACGAACGCTTTTCTTCTTGGGGTACCGCAAGCAAGCGTTGAATTATGATGTCTTAATGCACTAAAGCTCCCATTTGTTGAAAATGACGATATAATGTTAGTGGAATGATTGTATTCGCAAAAGGAGGTCCGTTTCTTGAATATTTTAATTTTGGGTGCAACTGGACGAGTTGGGGGGCAATTAGTTACTTATAGTCTCCAAGACAGACATCATGTTACAGTTTTGGTTCGCACTCCTGGGAAGATTGGAATGAACAATGCCAATTTAACCATTATTCAAGGTAATGTTTTAAATAAAGATGATATCGTACGTGCCATGCATGGGATTGATGTAGTTTTTAGTGCACTGAATACTGATGGGACAACCACTTTATCAGAAAGTATGCCACTAATTATTGAAGCAATGGAAAACGAAGGTATCCAACGAATTATTACCATTGGAACAGCAGGTATCCTGCAAAGTAGAACAACCCCGAATATTCTGCGTTATCAGTCACGTGAATCTAAGCAGAGGTCTACCCGCGCAGCGAAAGAACATCATAAAGTTTACGAAATGCTTAAACAATCAACACTTCAATGGACTATTGTCTGTCCTACATATTTGCCGGATGGAGAAAGTGTAGGTACATATCGTGTGGAAGGTGACTTTTTACCGGAGAATGGGGTTGAAATATCCGTTCCGGATACAGCAGAATTTGCATTTAGCCAAATAAAAACTAGTGATTATTTAAATTCACGAGTAGGTATTGCCTACTAAACATTCCTATTTGCATTACTCACTTGGAATCGTAGATGAAGTGAAGAAACCAGTACGTCCGCTTAGCCGGTTCAATTATCTTCGTAAATGTTCACAATCGCTGAACAATTGCCAAGAATATTTACCGGTTTCTTTTGGGCGAAGATTTCGCCCGTACCTTGTTCATGAACATTCCATTCCAATGTGCTATATTTCCCCTCCAAAAATAGCCACATTCTGCCTGTCAGGAGCAAACGCTAGCCCGTTCCAATTCAATACAGTCTGTACAAATCCCAGTGAGTCGGCATTGTACCTCCCCGCGATCCTCTGATATGCTTCGAGCTCATATATGCCATCCCTATTGTAATCAACCGGATATAAACCAGATAAAGGATTGACCCATCCTTCTATCGGCGCCTTCAATTCACCATCCTTGTTATAAATTTCAGATAAATATTCCTTATCCTTATAAGTAAGGTCAAGAATGTACCTTTCTTTTAGATAATCACTGTTCACCTTTGCTTTGTATTGGTTTTCATAATTAACAGCGTATTTATAGGTTTCATCGAATGCGTCTGAATTAAAAATGGTCATGAGTTGACCGTTAAGATATGAAAAAACATACGCATAAATGGAACCACCGCTTCCTCCTGTATCAATGACCACTAAAATGTCATCCCCTTTGTTACCTGTAAAATCACCA
This window encodes:
- a CDS encoding DUF3267 domain-containing protein, producing the protein MKIVNKSPKSNQRLHLDLIKNGWVPMKEPKNLISAILLSIPLMIVAAIISIGIINIFSNISLSDFGLTSSSISITINLGIIFLLVFLLILHELLHLIFIPNFIKSEKTYVGLTLFGGFVITEEEILKSRYISITIAPFMIISIIFPLILGVFGLLTPPLKFLIILNSMASSVDILNLLLIIKQVPNNAILKSNGPYTYWKKSLK
- a CDS encoding ECF transporter S component, which encodes MQNTQSYSRSSQKTMDLIITAMLIALVFLSTFFLNIKLPIAANGGLVHLGTAMLFIASILFGPKKAALAGAIGMGLFDIVGGWTLWAPITIVARGLQGYIVGKIAWSKGRNGTSIAFNVIATIVSIPFMIAVYYIGEGILYGNWIAPLASIPGDLVQNILGIIVAVPVCVALKKVPYFK
- a CDS encoding pyridoxamine kinase produces the protein MKKVAVLQDLSSFGKCSLTAAIPVLSVMGVQACPLPTAILTAQTGYPSFFCEDFTSKMKYFIEEWSKLNVTFDGIYTGFVTGEEQINNIFHFLDKFYTKETILLVDPVMGDIGEVYKLFTDELLVLMRELVKRADVITPNVTECCLLTGLSYEKLHSYSNEEDYIKAIEEAGNMLQQETGAQVIITGMNPPSADSEKQFIGNMYLDGSRTFYSATQYNGESYSGTGDLFASVIMGSMMRGENLEKSVQLAVAFLTEAINDSSLEQIPKVEGVNFEKYLRMLL
- a CDS encoding MBL fold metallo-hydrolase translates to MTKRIRNTSFGFLLGVSKILSLSLFLPSFGQTAEQQTDFKVTLLGTGSPLLSTTRSGPSILVEVGDDKLLFDAGRGTALQLYKMNMLPGSVDKLFLTHLHSDHTIGLPDV
- a CDS encoding NAD(P)-dependent oxidoreductase, with the protein product MNILILGATGRVGGQLVTYSLQDRHHVTVLVRTPGKIGMNNANLTIIQGNVLNKDDIVRAMHGIDVVFSALNTDGTTTLSESMPLIIEAMENEGIQRIITIGTAGILQSRTTPNILRYQSRESKQRSTRAAKEHHKVYEMLKQSTLQWTIVCPTYLPDGESVGTYRVEGDFLPENGVEISVPDTAEFAFSQIKTSDYLNSRVGIAY
- a CDS encoding VCBS repeat-containing protein; this translates as MQLGLQSALAREMNLYRTVTVTSKQGDIDGDGIKDNVFLTANKTPGSPFWRNVTLVIQNGRTNQYEQVPMKNNAGYNPTLFLGDFTGNKGDDILVVIDTGGSGGSIYAYVFSYLNGQLMTIFNSDAFDETYKYAVNYENQYKAKVNSDYLKERYILDLTYKDKEYLSEIYNKDGELKAPIEGWVNPLSGLYPVDYNRDGIYELEAYQRIAGRYNADSLGFVQTVLNWNGLAFAPDRQNVAIFGGEI
- a CDS encoding fumarylacetoacetate hydrolase family protein, which gives rise to MKDIKNIYCVGRNYALHAKELNNEIPTSPFLFSKPTHSLVEANGQSITLPSNQGSVHFETELVIHIAKQFESGMKVDEIVDSMAIGLDLTLRDVQSQLKQKQHPWLLAKGFKNSAVVSDFIPFPGVEACEQMDFSLLKNGERVQVGNIKDLLFDLQTIIEFTEEHFGLGKGDIIFTGTPSGVGPLSDQDKLSLNWGGNEIGSCSVTLNS
- a CDS encoding NAD(P)/FAD-dependent oxidoreductase, which translates into the protein MNKMYDVIITGAGCAGSALAIYLAKAGFHVLLVDRSTFPRDTLSTHTFFNNTVALLRELGVLDKLLETKAPPVRDIKFQFEDTVIEGLIPVVYGEDSCYCIRRTYLDHILLEQAKSQMNVTVLEGFRVTDVIRDDETVLGVKGLDGNYEKQEFLARLVVGADGRSSIIRKLVKSELKISIPAAVGIYFGYFSGFRHDDVPKFEVYKIKDNTAILFPTNDDLYVVVGIFPLENKEWIERLKLNPESCLRNLLTDNFPNTTIGARLKNAEIVEPVKGIMGYDNYWYKGMGKGWALVGDAVCFKDPGMAQGIHDAICGARILSNILLKYKGQSDQTNQMSEEYQKAIEDEFMVRFHMGCQISKNERISEQQEAVNKLISSHPEAIEKFLGIYNYANEPAVLEQELARIMQSI
- a CDS encoding FMN-dependent NADH-azoreductase, which encodes MTKVLYITAHPHDDKQSYSMAVGKAFIDTYKEVNPSHEIVNIDLYKENIPQIDVDVFSGWGKLQSGKGFEELSTEEKAKVSRLSELCEQFIAADKYIFVTPLWNFSFPPVLKAYIDSVAFAGKSFKYTEQGPVGLLTDKKALHIQARGGVYSEGPAAELEMGHRYLNIIMQFFGVPSFEGIFVEGHAAMPDKAQEIKENAIARSKDLASTF
- a CDS encoding histidinol-phosphatase, which produces MTNSIKFDLHTHHERCGHAIGTIEDYVKQAIEYGLQYIGISDHSPYFYSEDDHLYPTIAMAKSELVPYIEEVLRLKEKYEGKIHVLLGMESDFFPDHIEIYRDQYLLHPFDYIIGSVHYVQDISIFKRGRWNGLTSKEQSGLKDKYYELIQKSAKSGVFQILGHIDAMKGFYPAFSSIETDSIEKTLKIIGQEDIAIEINTSGKTKDCGGWYPADDILERALFYNVKVTFGSDSHTPERIGDDFELVKKRLKEIGFSEWAYFVNKQRILTPL